A genomic segment from Pseudoalteromonas aliena SW19 encodes:
- the rsgA gene encoding small ribosomal subunit biogenesis GTPase RsgA gives MAKQKKLSKGQSRQIKANHQKRINSADSRPAKKGAQEWQTDNLGQVESAIVISRFGQHADVETENGDVLRCNIRRTVSNLVCGDEVLFRRAKVSEGDLAGVIEATQERRSQLTRPDFYDGVKVIAANIDQILMVSAVLPEFTPSIIDRYLIACEDMGIEPILVLNKTDLIDDAGLSEIQKVLDIYRKLDYQVLLVSNISGDGIDELKEVLVDKNNIFVGQSGVGKSTLVNTVLPNAEILTKEVSENSGLGQHTTTVSRLHHLPSGGNLIDSPGIREFGLWHLDVERVTWCFKEFREFIGGCRFRDCKHLNDPGCIVKEAVADGRISQLRFDSYHRILETMADGRAGARAPRV, from the coding sequence GTGGCAAAACAGAAAAAATTAAGTAAAGGCCAATCGCGTCAGATCAAGGCCAATCACCAAAAACGCATTAATAGTGCAGACTCAAGGCCAGCTAAAAAAGGCGCGCAAGAATGGCAAACCGACAATTTAGGTCAGGTCGAGAGCGCAATTGTGATCAGTCGTTTTGGCCAGCACGCCGATGTAGAAACTGAAAATGGCGATGTACTGCGCTGTAATATACGCCGTACCGTGTCTAATTTAGTGTGTGGTGATGAAGTATTGTTTCGCCGTGCCAAAGTAAGTGAAGGCGATTTAGCCGGTGTAATTGAAGCCACGCAAGAGCGTCGTTCGCAACTTACCCGCCCTGACTTTTACGACGGTGTAAAAGTTATTGCTGCCAACATTGACCAAATACTCATGGTATCGGCGGTATTACCCGAGTTTACCCCAAGTATTATCGACCGTTATTTAATAGCCTGTGAAGATATGGGTATTGAGCCAATTTTAGTGCTCAATAAAACCGATTTAATTGACGATGCTGGCCTTAGCGAAATACAAAAAGTTCTTGATATCTATCGTAAACTTGATTACCAAGTACTCCTTGTTAGTAATATATCGGGCGATGGTATTGATGAATTAAAAGAAGTACTTGTTGATAAGAATAATATTTTTGTTGGTCAAAGTGGCGTAGGTAAATCAACCCTCGTTAATACTGTATTGCCTAATGCTGAAATATTAACTAAAGAAGTATCCGAAAACAGCGGCTTAGGCCAACACACTACAACCGTTTCGCGCCTTCACCATTTACCTAGCGGCGGTAATTTAATCGACTCGCCAGGAATTCGTGAGTTTGGTTTATGGCACTTAGATGTTGAGCGTGTAACGTGGTGTTTTAAAGAGTTTAGAGAATTTATTGGCGGATGCCGCTTTAGGGACTGTAAACATTTAAACGATCCGGGCTGTATAGTTAAAGAAGCTGTAGCCGATGGCAGAATTTCTCAATTGCGCTTTGACAGCTACCACCGAATTTTAGAAACAATGGCCGATGGCCGTGCCGGCGCTCGTGCGCCTCGCGTATAA
- the orn gene encoding oligoribonuclease, with the protein MTINKSNLIWLDLEMTGLEPETDKILEIATVVTDADLNILAEGPTIAIHQSNELLDGMDEWCTTQHGKSGLTARCKASTFDEKYAVAQTLDFLKQWVPAGASPMCGNSIGQDRRFMNKYMRELEDFFHYRNLDVSTIKELARRWKPEVLAKVNKKGSHLALDDIKDSIMELKVYRENFFNL; encoded by the coding sequence ATGACTATTAATAAATCAAATTTAATTTGGCTCGATCTTGAAATGACAGGGCTCGAACCAGAGACCGATAAAATACTCGAAATTGCGACGGTTGTCACTGACGCAGACCTGAATATATTAGCCGAAGGGCCAACTATCGCTATTCATCAAAGTAATGAACTCCTTGATGGCATGGACGAGTGGTGTACTACTCAACATGGTAAATCGGGTTTAACAGCGCGCTGTAAAGCAAGCACCTTTGATGAAAAGTACGCCGTAGCGCAAACGTTAGATTTTTTAAAACAGTGGGTGCCAGCTGGCGCATCGCCAATGTGCGGTAACTCTATTGGGCAAGACCGCCGTTTTATGAATAAATACATGCGCGAACTCGAAGACTTTTTTCATTATCGAAATCTTGATGTGAGTACGATTAAAGAATTAGCACGTCGTTGGAAGCCTGAAGTGCTTGCTAAAGTGAACAAAAAAGGCTCGCATCTTGCTCTGGATGATATTAAAGATTCGATTATGGAATTAAAAGTCTATAGAGAAAATTTCTTTAATTTGTAA